In Paenibacillus durus, the DNA window TACAATAAAAAATGACTTATTTACGTTATTTTTTATCATCTCGGAAGGCGGTCTGGAAATGCAGTCCATTTATGATCGAATTGAACTTTTGATTGAGAAAAGAGGCATGACCAAAAAAGCGTTCTGTGAGCAGCTTGGCATCAGCACAGGAAATATGGGAGATTGGAAGCGGGGCAAGTCGACGCCCGGAACGCATAAATTAATCGAAATCGGCGCTTTTTTTGGCGTCAGTCTGGACTGGCTCATCTTGGGCAAGACTTCCTCGTCCATACTGCGCGAAGGAGGCGAGGATTATTTTTTTGAGCAAATACGGCAATCCAATTGCCATATCGATGAACTGCAGCCCCAGGAAAAGGAGTTTATCAAGGAATATCTCGCTTTTACCGAATATCGCAGACGGAAACAGGAAGATCAGCTTCCCGAATAATTTAGCTTTACTTTTGGGGAAGAAGCGAGTATAATAACTTGTGTTGGCCTCAAAAAATGATTCACCGCGCGGTAGTGGTGGAATGGCAGACACGCTATCTTGAGGGGGTAGTGGGCGTACGCCCGTGGAGGTTCGAGTCCTCTCTACCGCATATAGAAAGAAGCCTTGCGCAGCAAGGCTTTTTTTTGTTTCTGCACATGCGATTTTACAAGTGATGGGATTTCCGGTATGCTCTTAATACCGAGTGTTTGCATGGGAATAGATGAAAGCTATAATTTGAAAAATCTAATTATGGAGGCAATGCACAATGGGGAAGATCGTTAAGAACTTGACCGAACTGATTGGGAATACGCCGCTACTTGAGCTGTCCAGCTTCAAAGAGGAAGGCGCGGCTGCGAACATTCTGGCCAAGCTGGAATATTTCAATCCGGCGAGCAGCGTGAAGGACCGGATCGGATACGCTATGATCAAGGATGCCGAAGACAAGGGGCTCATTAACAAAGATACGACCCTTATCGAACCGACCAGCGGAAATACCGGTATCGGTCTTGCCTTTGTGGCGGCGGCACTGGGCTACCGGTTGATTATTATTTTGCCGGAATCCTTTAGCATGGAGCGTCGAAAGCTTCTGAAACAGCTCGGGGCGGAGCTGGTGCTGACCCAGGCTTCGGAAGGCATGGCTGGCGCGATCCGCAAGGCGCAAGAGCTGTCCGCAGAAATACCCAATTCCTATATCCCGCAGCAGTTCGAGAATCCAGCCAACCCCGATGTGCACCGAAAGACTACGGCCGAAGAAATTTGGAATGATACCGATGGAAAAGTGGATATTTTTGTCGCCGGCGTCGGCACCGGCGGAACGATCACGGGAGTCGGCGAGGTTCTGAAACAGCGTAACCCGCAGGTGCGGATCGTCGCTGTGGAGCCGTCCGGCTCGCCTGTTCTGTCAGGTGGACAGCGGGGTCCTCATGCCATTCAGGGCATCGGTGCAGGCTTCGTGCCAGGTAACTTCAACCGGGCTGTAGTGGATGAGATCATCACGGTAAAGAATGAAGAAGCGATTGCAACGTCGCAAAGACTGGCAAGGAAGGAAGGGCTGCTTGTCGGAATTTCCTCTGGGGCCGCGGCATTTGCCGCCTATCAGTTGGCCAAACGGCCGGAAAACATCGGCAAGAACATCGTCGTTCTACTGCCGGACACCGGCGAACGGTATATTTCAACCGAATTATTTCCCGAGGAATAGAGCGAAGAGAGGCAGTGGAACTAGCGAGCATGGCAGGAGAGCCGCCAGATCGCTGCTGATTGGTTAAACCAAAGGATTGTGCAGAATTTATGATGCTGCGCAATCCTTTTTTCTTTTTCCCGGGGGAGTATCGGCTGTACCGTTATTCAATCAAGCAGTGTCTTAATTTCATCTTCTATATTTTCCGGTGTCGTCGTCGGGGCAAAGCGTTTCAGGACACGTCCTTCACGGTCGACTAGGAATTTGGTGAAATTCCACTTTATGCTTTTGGAGCCGAGGGCGCCGGGAGCTTCCTTCGTTAAATATTTGTATAAAGGATGGGCACTGTCGCCATTAACATTGATTTTTTCATACATCGGGAAG includes these proteins:
- the cysK gene encoding cysteine synthase A, coding for MGKIVKNLTELIGNTPLLELSSFKEEGAAANILAKLEYFNPASSVKDRIGYAMIKDAEDKGLINKDTTLIEPTSGNTGIGLAFVAAALGYRLIIILPESFSMERRKLLKQLGAELVLTQASEGMAGAIRKAQELSAEIPNSYIPQQFENPANPDVHRKTTAEEIWNDTDGKVDIFVAGVGTGGTITGVGEVLKQRNPQVRIVAVEPSGSPVLSGGQRGPHAIQGIGAGFVPGNFNRAVVDEIITVKNEEAIATSQRLARKEGLLVGISSGAAAFAAYQLAKRPENIGKNIVVLLPDTGERYISTELFPEE
- a CDS encoding helix-turn-helix domain-containing protein, translated to MQSIYDRIELLIEKRGMTKKAFCEQLGISTGNMGDWKRGKSTPGTHKLIEIGAFFGVSLDWLILGKTSSSILREGGEDYFFEQIRQSNCHIDELQPQEKEFIKEYLAFTEYRRRKQEDQLPE